The Blastococcus sp. HT6-4 genome window below encodes:
- a CDS encoding carboxymuconolactone decarboxylase family protein — translation MAHVDIPPGTPPGTPGLMMYRQDTGGPLSQLAEVLLREENSLSRSERELIAAYVSYLNECYFCWQTHRQMSVQQDEGADLARLESLIDDFDGAPLKPKLRALLVIAGQVTISGRSVTTELVASAKDAGATDAEIHDTVLISAAFCMYNRYCDGLAVLVPQDPTAYVGMAQHIISGGYSMCAKGH, via the coding sequence ATGGCGCACGTCGACATCCCACCGGGCACCCCGCCTGGCACGCCCGGGCTCATGATGTACCGGCAGGACACCGGTGGTCCGTTGAGCCAGCTGGCCGAGGTCCTGCTCCGCGAGGAGAACTCCCTGAGCCGCTCGGAACGAGAGCTGATCGCGGCCTACGTCTCGTATCTGAACGAGTGCTACTTCTGCTGGCAGACCCACCGGCAGATGAGTGTCCAGCAGGACGAGGGTGCTGATCTGGCACGGCTCGAATCGCTGATCGACGACTTCGACGGCGCTCCCCTCAAGCCCAAGCTGCGCGCCCTCCTGGTCATCGCCGGCCAGGTGACCATCAGTGGCAGGTCGGTGACGACGGAACTCGTCGCCTCGGCGAAGGATGCCGGCGCCACGGACGCCGAGATCCACGACACCGTCCTGATCTCCGCCGCGTTCTGCATGTACAACCGCTACTGCGACGGGCTCGCCGTGCTGGTGCCGCAGGATCCGACGGCCTACGTCGGGATGGCGCAGCACATCATCAGTGGCGGGTACTCCATGTGCGCGAAGGGGCACTGA
- the nadA gene encoding quinolinate synthase NadA has protein sequence MTATLPAPLAPNPSTTWTPDQWQTWRDEVRRLAAERDAVVLAHNYQAAQIQDVADHVGDSLALSRIAAASSASTIVFAGVHFMAETAKILSPGKTVLVPDANAGCSLADTITADQLRAWKAEHPGAAVVSYVNTTAEVKAETDICCTSSNAVEVVESIPADREVLFLPDQFLGAHVQRVTGRQNMRIWMGECHVHAGISPTDLRQSIEDAPDAEVLVHPECGCATSALWMVGQGDLPSDRVHVLSTGAMLDQAKRTTAKRVLVATEIGMLHQLRQANPAAAFEAVNPRAECPYMKMSTPEKLLRALREGRDEITVDADVAARARSAVEAMIALGTPSLVGE, from the coding sequence GTGACCGCAACGCTGCCCGCCCCGCTCGCTCCGAACCCGTCGACCACCTGGACGCCCGACCAGTGGCAGACCTGGCGCGACGAGGTCCGCCGGCTGGCCGCCGAGCGCGACGCCGTCGTCCTGGCGCACAACTACCAGGCCGCGCAGATCCAGGACGTCGCCGACCACGTGGGTGACTCCCTCGCCCTCTCGCGCATCGCCGCGGCCAGCAGCGCGAGCACGATCGTCTTCGCGGGCGTCCACTTCATGGCCGAGACGGCGAAGATCCTCAGCCCCGGGAAGACCGTCCTCGTGCCCGACGCGAACGCCGGCTGCTCGCTGGCCGACACCATCACCGCCGACCAGCTGCGCGCCTGGAAGGCCGAGCACCCGGGCGCCGCCGTCGTCTCGTACGTGAACACGACCGCCGAGGTGAAGGCCGAGACCGACATCTGCTGCACGTCGTCGAACGCCGTCGAGGTGGTCGAGTCGATCCCCGCCGACCGGGAGGTCCTCTTCCTCCCCGACCAGTTCCTCGGCGCGCACGTCCAGCGGGTCACCGGGCGGCAGAACATGCGCATCTGGATGGGCGAGTGCCACGTGCACGCCGGCATCTCCCCCACCGACCTGCGGCAGAGCATCGAGGACGCCCCCGACGCCGAGGTGCTCGTGCACCCCGAGTGCGGCTGCGCCACCAGCGCGCTGTGGATGGTCGGCCAGGGCGACCTCCCGTCGGACCGGGTGCACGTCCTCTCCACCGGCGCGATGCTCGACCAGGCCAAGCGGACGACGGCCAAGCGCGTCCTGGTCGCCACCGAGATCGGCATGCTGCACCAGCTGCGCCAGGCCAACCCGGCCGCCGCCTTCGAGGCGGTCAACCCGCGCGCCGAGTGCCCCTACATGAAGATGTCGACGCCGGAGAAGCTGCTGCGCGCGCTGCGCGAGGGCCGTGACGAGATCACCGTCGACGCCGACGTCGCCGCCCGGGCCCGCTCCGCGGTCGAGGCGATGATCGCCCTCGGCACCCCGTCGCTGGTCGGCGAGTGA
- a CDS encoding VOC family protein: protein MSDKPNPIPDSYRRVTPALVVKGAVEALKFYESVFDAKERMRFPGPDGTIAHAEIEIGDSVLIVEDEFPERGTQAPGANTGASSSFLFLYVDDVDAVVAKAVELGASLQRAPEDQFYGDRDGYIIDPFGHGWTVASHVEDVSPEELMRRMAAMGA from the coding sequence GTGTCCGACAAGCCGAATCCCATTCCGGACAGCTATCGACGCGTGACCCCGGCGCTCGTCGTGAAAGGCGCCGTCGAGGCCCTGAAGTTCTACGAGTCGGTATTCGATGCCAAGGAGCGCATGCGATTCCCCGGGCCGGACGGGACGATCGCTCATGCGGAGATCGAGATCGGTGACTCGGTGCTCATCGTCGAGGACGAGTTCCCGGAGCGCGGCACGCAGGCACCCGGGGCGAACACCGGCGCGTCCTCGTCCTTCCTCTTCCTGTACGTGGATGACGTCGACGCAGTGGTGGCGAAGGCGGTCGAGCTCGGTGCATCGCTGCAGAGAGCGCCCGAGGACCAGTTCTACGGCGACCGTGACGGTTACATCATCGATCCGTTCGGCCACGGCTGGACGGTCGCCTCGCACGTCGAGGACGTGTCCCCCGAAGAGTTGATGCGTCGAATGGCTGCCATGGGTGCGTGA
- a CDS encoding class I SAM-dependent methyltransferase, producing the protein MSKESGTTQSWLEGGPVSRVYDRTVKKPRLFGLLARVMWSADTARLLYADMTLPPSLPGQAVLDVACGGGLALRGLSTDFDFRYVALDISEPMLELARREGTARGLSGIEYVQAPASAIPFDDATFDLCTCYHGLHCFTDPPSCVAEIARVLKPGGEFRGTVVVTGHHRLSEWHISMMQRRGQFVHVGSVEELRALFVRSGFADPEIERTGAYAHFRARRAVA; encoded by the coding sequence ATGTCCAAGGAGAGCGGGACCACGCAGTCGTGGTTGGAGGGCGGACCGGTCAGCCGTGTCTACGACCGCACCGTCAAGAAGCCGCGGCTGTTCGGTCTCCTCGCGAGGGTGATGTGGAGCGCGGACACGGCGAGGCTGCTGTACGCGGACATGACCCTCCCCCCCTCTCTCCCCGGCCAGGCGGTCCTCGACGTCGCATGCGGCGGGGGACTGGCGCTGCGCGGGCTGAGCACCGATTTCGACTTCCGCTACGTCGCCCTCGACATCTCCGAGCCCATGCTGGAGCTCGCGCGTCGGGAGGGCACGGCCCGAGGATTGTCGGGCATCGAGTACGTGCAGGCTCCGGCTTCTGCCATCCCGTTCGACGACGCGACGTTCGACCTGTGCACCTGCTACCACGGCCTCCACTGCTTCACCGACCCGCCGAGCTGCGTCGCGGAGATCGCCCGGGTCCTCAAGCCCGGAGGGGAGTTCCGAGGGACGGTGGTCGTGACAGGTCACCACCGCCTCTCCGAATGGCACATCTCGATGATGCAGCGACGCGGACAATTCGTGCACGTCGGCTCCGTCGAGGAGCTGAGGGCGCTGTTCGTCCGCTCCGGTTTCGCAGATCCCGAGATTGAGCGAACCGGCGCCTACGCGCACTTCCGCGCCCGACGCGCCGTCGCGTGA
- a CDS encoding ParB/RepB/Spo0J family partition protein yields the protein MPIDSLLTGDSPRLGGENADHVQRLVDCGGTLPPIIVHRADGRIIDGMHRLRAARLRGEHTIQVRYVDCRDIDPFVLAVRLNAQHGLPLTRAERANAARRVITAHPDWSDRMIASLTGLAANTIASIRQRATDDVPQSIGRMGRDGKVRPVLAAPGRERAQQLLAENPTASLRQVARAAGVSLGTAHDVRRRMNAGEDVVPARNARRQAGTTARSSTTELQPAVESRRDLPDWGQMGALLELLKRDPSLRFTEGGRTVLRLFDLQCGFATRQDQVAHSVPAHCGTSIAAIARACAGAWLRFAEELEGDRSTALSVSASAPGAVVSRLEAERAPARVVSRPAIAPSPRLAPPRERALAAVSVAGGVQA from the coding sequence GTGCCGATCGATTCCCTGCTGACCGGAGATTCACCTCGGCTCGGCGGTGAGAACGCCGACCATGTGCAACGCCTCGTCGATTGTGGCGGCACGCTGCCGCCGATCATCGTGCACCGGGCGGACGGTCGAATCATCGACGGGATGCACCGCCTGCGGGCCGCGAGGTTGCGTGGCGAGCACACGATCCAGGTGCGGTACGTGGACTGCCGGGACATCGATCCCTTCGTCCTGGCCGTCCGGCTGAACGCCCAGCACGGGCTCCCGCTGACTCGTGCTGAACGGGCGAACGCCGCTCGGCGTGTCATCACCGCCCACCCCGACTGGTCGGACCGGATGATCGCGTCGTTGACCGGACTGGCGGCCAACACGATCGCGTCGATCCGGCAGCGCGCCACGGACGATGTACCGCAGTCGATCGGGCGGATGGGGCGGGACGGCAAGGTGCGACCCGTCCTGGCGGCACCCGGCCGGGAGCGTGCTCAGCAGCTGCTCGCCGAAAACCCGACCGCCAGCCTCCGGCAGGTCGCCCGCGCGGCGGGGGTCTCGCTCGGCACGGCTCACGACGTCCGTCGCCGGATGAACGCGGGGGAGGACGTGGTGCCGGCACGGAACGCTCGTCGGCAGGCCGGTACGACCGCGCGGTCGTCGACGACGGAGCTCCAACCCGCGGTCGAGTCCCGGCGCGATCTCCCCGACTGGGGTCAGATGGGAGCCCTGCTCGAGCTGCTCAAGCGGGACCCGTCGCTGCGCTTCACCGAAGGTGGCAGGACCGTTCTCCGGCTCTTCGACCTGCAGTGCGGGTTCGCCACCCGTCAGGACCAGGTGGCGCACTCCGTCCCGGCCCACTGCGGCACCTCCATCGCCGCGATCGCGCGGGCCTGCGCCGGCGCCTGGCTCAGATTCGCCGAGGAGCTCGAGGGCGACAGGTCGACCGCGCTCAGCGTCTCGGCTTCCGCTCCTGGCGCGGTCGTGTCGCGTCTCGAGGCGGAGCGTGCCCCCGCACGCGTTGTCTCCCGGCCGGCCATCGCCCCGTCCCCACGGCTCGCGCCACCCCGTGAACGGGCCCTCGCCGCCGTGTCGGTCGCGGGCGGAGTCCAGGCATGA
- a CDS encoding L-aspartate oxidase, producing the protein MTVGPRRTAPVAPAVVPALPLPAAGWSAAVDVVVVGSGAAGLMTALALAGAGRRVAVVTKGALGDGSTRWAQGGLAAVLGTDDDAGLHVQDTLTAGAGLCDEAAVETLVAEAPVAVRLLQELGARLDLDANGRPALTREGGHSRDRIVHAGGDASGAEVTRTLVEALRSAGVQVNERTVALDALRAASGEVVGLRVARIEDDGALVDAGDLRAHAVVLATGGYGQAYAAATSPAGATGDGLALALRAGAEVADVEMVQFHPTVLWQGPEAHGQQVLISEAVRGEGAVLVDGVGRSIMTGAHPLADLAPRDVVSATIAAHLAATGEDCVLLDATGLGAEFLARRFPGILRACLEAGYDLATQPVPVVPGAHYTCGGVLADLDGRTGVPGLFAVGEVACTGVHGANRLASNSITEGLVAARRCAAMLDAELPSGAPAEPAAGPSCSSGGIDPAARPAIGAGTSRHAGVVRGADGLTELTGTLAAAPRLPAGRPLDLAAVEATAVHTVATLLATAALARPESRGCHRRADAPGTRPEWQVRLAHRVDGTGHLHTRTVPLTASRPIEGVA; encoded by the coding sequence GTGACCGTGGGGCCCCGCCGCACCGCGCCGGTCGCCCCCGCCGTCGTCCCGGCCCTGCCCCTCCCCGCGGCGGGGTGGTCCGCCGCCGTCGACGTCGTCGTCGTCGGCAGCGGCGCCGCCGGCCTGATGACCGCGCTCGCCCTGGCCGGGGCGGGGCGCCGGGTCGCCGTCGTCACCAAGGGGGCGCTCGGCGACGGCAGCACCCGCTGGGCGCAAGGCGGCCTGGCCGCCGTCCTCGGTACCGACGACGACGCCGGCCTGCACGTGCAGGACACGCTCACCGCCGGCGCCGGGCTCTGCGACGAGGCCGCCGTGGAGACGCTCGTCGCCGAGGCGCCCGTCGCCGTCCGGCTGCTGCAGGAGCTGGGCGCGCGGCTGGACCTGGACGCGAACGGCCGGCCGGCGCTCACCCGCGAGGGCGGGCACAGCCGCGACCGGATCGTGCACGCCGGCGGGGACGCCAGCGGTGCAGAGGTCACCCGCACGCTGGTCGAGGCGCTGCGGTCCGCCGGCGTGCAGGTGAACGAGCGCACCGTCGCGCTGGACGCGCTGCGGGCCGCGAGCGGTGAGGTCGTCGGCCTGCGGGTAGCCCGGATCGAGGACGACGGCGCCCTCGTCGACGCCGGTGACCTGCGCGCGCACGCCGTCGTCCTGGCCACCGGCGGCTACGGGCAGGCGTACGCGGCCGCCACCAGCCCGGCCGGCGCCACCGGCGACGGGCTCGCGCTCGCGCTCCGCGCCGGGGCCGAGGTCGCGGACGTGGAGATGGTGCAGTTCCACCCCACCGTGCTCTGGCAGGGGCCCGAGGCCCATGGCCAGCAGGTGCTCATCTCCGAGGCGGTGCGCGGCGAGGGCGCCGTGCTCGTCGACGGCGTGGGACGCTCGATCATGACCGGCGCGCACCCGCTCGCCGACCTCGCCCCGCGCGACGTCGTCTCCGCCACGATCGCCGCCCACCTGGCCGCCACCGGGGAGGACTGCGTCCTCCTCGACGCGACAGGGCTGGGCGCGGAGTTCCTCGCCCGCCGCTTCCCCGGCATCCTCCGCGCGTGCCTCGAGGCCGGGTACGACCTGGCCACCCAGCCGGTCCCGGTCGTCCCGGGGGCGCACTACACCTGCGGCGGGGTGCTCGCCGACCTCGACGGCCGCACCGGGGTCCCCGGTCTCTTCGCCGTCGGGGAGGTCGCCTGCACCGGCGTGCACGGGGCCAACCGGCTGGCGTCGAACTCGATCACGGAGGGCCTGGTGGCGGCTCGCCGGTGCGCCGCCATGCTCGACGCGGAGCTGCCGTCCGGGGCACCCGCCGAGCCGGCCGCCGGGCCGTCCTGCTCCTCCGGGGGAATCGACCCCGCGGCGCGGCCCGCGATCGGCGCGGGCACCAGCCGGCACGCCGGCGTCGTCCGCGGCGCCGACGGCCTGACCGAGCTCACCGGCACGCTCGCCGCCGCCCCCCGCCTGCCCGCCGGGCGGCCGCTGGACCTCGCCGCCGTCGAGGCGACGGCGGTGCACACGGTCGCCACGCTGCTGGCCACCGCGGCGCTCGCCCGCCCGGAGAGCCGGGGCTGCCACCGCCGGGCCGACGCCCCCGGCACCCGGCCCGAGTGGCAGGTGCGGCTCGCGCACCGCGTCGACGGAACCGGCCACCTGCACACGCGCACCGTGCCGCTGACCGCGTCCCGGCCGATCGAGGGAGTGGCATGA
- the nadC gene encoding carboxylating nicotinate-nucleotide diphosphorylase, giving the protein MTGTEWFPLRPELADVLRDGGLDPAAVVDVVRRTLDEDLALGPDVTTLATVPAGARATGEVVPRSPGVLAGVPVAAAVFALVGGPDVEVTVHAADGTAARSDAPVLGVTGPTRSLLTAERTALNLVGRLSGIATLTRRWVDAVAGTDAVIRDTRKTTPGLRVLEKYAVRCGGGVNHRMALGDAALVKDNHVAAAGGITAAVEAVRAHAPAIPLEVECDTLEQVREAIDAGVGLVLLDNFSLGDTSAAVELVRGTGVRLEASGGLSLDRAHEVAATGVDYLAVGALTHSAPVLDLGFDLR; this is encoded by the coding sequence ATGACCGGCACCGAGTGGTTCCCGCTCCGCCCGGAGCTCGCCGACGTCCTGCGCGACGGCGGTCTCGACCCGGCCGCCGTCGTGGACGTCGTCCGGCGCACCCTCGACGAGGACCTCGCGCTCGGCCCCGACGTCACCACCCTGGCCACCGTGCCGGCCGGCGCGCGGGCCACCGGCGAGGTCGTGCCGCGGTCGCCCGGCGTGCTGGCGGGAGTCCCGGTGGCCGCGGCGGTCTTCGCGCTCGTGGGCGGGCCCGACGTCGAGGTCACCGTGCACGCCGCCGACGGGACGGCCGCCCGCAGCGACGCACCCGTGCTCGGCGTCACCGGGCCCACCCGCTCGCTGCTGACCGCGGAGCGCACGGCGCTGAACCTCGTCGGCCGGCTCTCCGGCATCGCCACCCTGACCCGCCGGTGGGTCGACGCGGTGGCCGGCACCGACGCGGTGATCCGCGACACCCGCAAGACCACCCCGGGGCTCCGGGTGCTGGAGAAGTACGCGGTGCGCTGCGGTGGCGGGGTCAACCACCGGATGGCCCTGGGCGACGCCGCGCTCGTCAAGGACAACCACGTGGCGGCAGCCGGCGGCATCACCGCGGCGGTGGAGGCCGTGCGGGCCCATGCGCCGGCGATCCCGCTCGAGGTGGAGTGCGACACCCTCGAGCAGGTGCGCGAGGCGATCGACGCCGGCGTGGGGCTCGTGCTGCTGGACAACTTCTCGCTCGGCGACACCTCCGCCGCGGTGGAGCTGGTGCGCGGGACCGGTGTGCGGCTCGAGGCCAGCGGCGGGCTGTCGCTGGACCGCGCGCACGAGGTCGCCGCGACCGGCGTCGACTACCTGGCCGTCGGCGCGCTCACCCACAGCGCTCCGGTGCTCGACCTCGGCTTCGACCTGCGCTGA
- a CDS encoding NrtR DNA-binding winged helix domain-containing protein, whose translation MTSVWSSPERPAYPHQALAVVLQVRAARLHVMLWRRAKEPFAGAWALPGGPLLPEETLGASVGRQLASKVEVAQLAHLEQLETRSDPVRDPRSRTVATAYLGLIPSDLDPVLPEDTAWHPVDALPGTAFDHGSIVGSALERLRAKLSYTNVAFALAPPTFSIAELREVYVAALGYEVTATNLQRVLLRRGVLETTGELAGPGRSGGRPATLYRFRTTGLEVTDPFAVLRPPSSRGRRPAGRLRP comes from the coding sequence GTGACATCCGTGTGGTCCTCGCCCGAACGGCCGGCCTATCCGCACCAGGCCCTCGCCGTGGTGCTCCAGGTCCGGGCGGCGAGGTTGCACGTCATGCTCTGGCGCCGCGCCAAGGAGCCGTTCGCCGGGGCGTGGGCGCTGCCGGGCGGGCCGCTGCTGCCGGAGGAGACCCTCGGGGCCTCGGTGGGCCGGCAGCTCGCCTCGAAGGTGGAGGTGGCGCAGCTGGCCCACCTCGAGCAGCTGGAGACCCGCAGCGATCCTGTCCGCGACCCGCGCAGCCGCACGGTGGCGACCGCCTACCTCGGGCTGATCCCGAGCGACCTCGACCCGGTGCTGCCCGAGGACACCGCCTGGCACCCGGTGGACGCGCTGCCGGGGACGGCCTTCGACCACGGCTCGATCGTCGGGTCGGCGCTGGAGCGGCTGCGGGCGAAGCTGTCGTACACGAACGTCGCCTTCGCGCTCGCTCCGCCGACCTTCTCCATCGCCGAGCTCCGGGAGGTCTACGTGGCGGCCCTCGGCTACGAAGTCACCGCCACCAACCTGCAGCGGGTGCTGCTGCGCCGCGGGGTGCTGGAGACGACGGGGGAGCTGGCCGGGCCGGGCCGGTCCGGGGGGCGCCCGGCGACGCTGTACCGGTTCCGCACGACGGGGCTGGAGGTCACCGACCCCTTCGCCGTCCTCAGGCCGCCATCATCGCGCGGGCGCAGACCCGCCGGCCGGCTGCGGCCCTGA
- a CDS encoding 4'-phosphopantetheinyl transferase superfamily protein — MQPDAHPDLVRVLDDFERARLAQLRGRPQGGCYLAAHALTRLVLADRLGVPPRQVRYDRTCPCGGQHGKPRLRIDTAYTAAGSVDFSMTHTPDLVGVAVADAAVGLDVEKIRPLLGIATLSAQIYSPHELAQLREPAGDLATLFMTWTRKEALVKATGEGLRRPMNSITLDDTQGVAVSDWGSAPPAGPMWLVDLRPGPDHPAALAGCGTAPSAVSESDGYEVLAHARGVLD, encoded by the coding sequence GTGCAGCCGGACGCGCACCCCGACCTGGTGCGCGTGCTCGATGACTTCGAGCGAGCCCGGTTGGCCCAGCTGCGGGGTCGGCCTCAGGGTGGCTGCTACCTGGCTGCGCACGCGCTCACCAGATTGGTCCTCGCAGACCGGCTGGGCGTACCACCGCGTCAGGTGCGCTACGACCGGACGTGCCCCTGCGGTGGTCAGCACGGCAAGCCACGACTACGGATCGACACCGCCTACACCGCGGCCGGTTCGGTCGATTTCTCGATGACCCACACGCCCGATCTCGTGGGCGTGGCCGTGGCCGACGCTGCGGTGGGGCTGGACGTCGAGAAGATCCGGCCACTGCTGGGCATCGCGACGCTGTCGGCGCAGATCTACTCACCCCACGAGCTCGCGCAGCTGCGCGAGCCCGCTGGAGACCTCGCGACGTTGTTCATGACATGGACCCGCAAAGAGGCCCTGGTGAAGGCCACCGGGGAGGGGCTGCGTCGGCCCATGAACTCGATCACCCTGGACGACACGCAGGGCGTGGCAGTCAGCGACTGGGGCTCCGCCCCGCCGGCCGGCCCGATGTGGCTGGTGGACCTCAGGCCCGGGCCGGACCATCCCGCCGCGCTCGCCGGCTGTGGCACCGCGCCATCGGCTGTCTCGGAGTCCGACGGGTACGAAGTGCTTGCGCACGCGAGGGGCGTCCTCGACTGA
- a CDS encoding acyl-CoA dehydrogenase family protein translates to MTATTVDSPVLATDWLARAREVAEVLAGDAAERDAAGRTPVAEVRLLKESGLVTLLGSRAAGGGGQDWSTALDVVRTVSRADGSVGQLLGYHYLWFWAARFFGTEGQIRLLEEEAIRGTLFYSGALNPRDKDMAAVDRGDSLVINGRKSFASGSGLSDRTFLGAALPDGRPAFVIAESTAPGLVYHHDWDNMGQRLTESGTITVTDLEVPWTAALGFVDKELVSSVYSSLSILTLQQIMANLYQGIAEGALSAAAGYTRTQTRPWPYGGDPKDSACEEWYVLEHYGDFQSRLWATGALVESTNAALSDALHDPRPAMTPQRRGELAVRISAAKQRTIIEGLDVCTRMFDVMGARATSGKYRFDRFWRNLRTHSLHDPVAYKKREVGQYALMGQLPRPTFYS, encoded by the coding sequence ATGACCGCGACGACGGTGGACAGCCCCGTGCTCGCCACCGACTGGCTCGCGCGGGCCCGCGAGGTCGCCGAGGTGCTGGCGGGCGACGCCGCGGAACGAGACGCCGCCGGTCGCACCCCCGTGGCCGAGGTGCGTCTCCTGAAGGAGTCCGGACTGGTCACGCTGCTCGGGTCCCGAGCAGCCGGCGGTGGAGGGCAGGACTGGTCGACCGCGCTCGACGTCGTCCGAACGGTCTCCCGGGCCGACGGTTCCGTCGGTCAGCTCCTGGGATACCACTACCTGTGGTTCTGGGCGGCACGCTTCTTCGGCACCGAGGGCCAGATCCGTCTTCTCGAGGAGGAGGCGATCCGAGGGACGCTGTTCTACAGCGGGGCGCTCAACCCCCGTGACAAGGACATGGCCGCCGTCGACCGGGGCGACTCGCTGGTGATCAATGGACGGAAGAGCTTCGCCTCGGGAAGCGGCCTCTCCGATCGCACCTTCCTCGGGGCTGCCCTCCCCGACGGCCGACCGGCATTCGTCATCGCAGAATCGACCGCACCGGGCCTGGTCTACCACCACGACTGGGACAACATGGGTCAGCGACTGACGGAATCGGGAACCATCACCGTGACCGATCTCGAGGTCCCGTGGACTGCTGCGCTCGGTTTCGTGGACAAGGAACTGGTGTCCTCGGTGTACAGCTCGCTGTCGATCCTGACTCTTCAGCAAATCATGGCGAACCTCTACCAGGGCATCGCCGAAGGGGCGCTGTCCGCCGCCGCTGGGTACACCCGGACCCAGACCCGTCCCTGGCCCTACGGGGGGGACCCCAAGGACTCGGCCTGCGAGGAGTGGTACGTCCTCGAGCACTACGGCGACTTCCAGTCGCGGCTGTGGGCCACCGGAGCGCTCGTGGAGTCCACGAACGCGGCACTCTCCGACGCCCTGCACGATCCCCGGCCCGCGATGACTCCGCAGCGTCGGGGGGAGCTAGCGGTGCGGATCAGCGCCGCGAAACAGCGCACGATCATCGAAGGTCTCGACGTCTGCACCCGGATGTTCGACGTGATGGGTGCTCGGGCCACCTCCGGCAAGTACCGGTTCGACCGGTTCTGGCGAAATCTGCGCACGCACAGCCTGCACGACCCCGTTGCCTACAAGAAGCGGGAGGTCGGCCAGTACGCCCTGATGGGGCAACTGCCGCGCCCGACCTTCTACTCGTGA
- a CDS encoding LLM class flavin-dependent oxidoreductase has protein sequence MEKRIGFLSFGHWQPIPGSRVRTGRDALVQSVELAVAAEELGLDGAYVRVHHFARQLASPFPLLAAMAARTSRIELGTGVIDMRYENPLYMAEEAAATDLLADGRLQLGVSRGSPETALRGSEAFGYVPGRDGSDTDLAREKTALFLAAISGQPVVDADPRMTGGTAGKLAIQPQSPGLADRIWWGSGTRATAEWTAKQGLNLMSSTLLVEDTGVPFDELQAEQIARYRAAWAEAGWEREPRVSVSRSVLPIVTDQDRQYFGGDRDGQDQVGILEGVRARFGKSYTGVPDVLAEELAKDAAVREADSLLLTVPNMLGVDYNAQLLETVVRHVAPAIGWIPPDRRPS, from the coding sequence GTGGAGAAGCGGATCGGGTTCCTGTCCTTCGGGCACTGGCAGCCCATCCCGGGGTCGCGGGTGCGCACCGGGCGCGACGCGCTGGTGCAGAGCGTGGAGCTCGCGGTGGCGGCCGAGGAGCTGGGCCTCGACGGCGCGTACGTGCGGGTGCACCACTTCGCTCGCCAGCTCGCCTCGCCGTTCCCGCTGCTGGCTGCGATGGCGGCGCGCACCAGCCGGATCGAGCTGGGCACCGGCGTGATCGACATGCGGTACGAGAACCCGCTGTACATGGCGGAGGAGGCCGCGGCGACCGACCTGCTGGCCGACGGCCGGCTGCAGCTCGGCGTCAGCCGGGGCTCGCCGGAGACGGCGCTGCGCGGCTCGGAGGCCTTCGGGTACGTGCCCGGCCGCGACGGCAGCGACACCGACCTCGCGCGGGAGAAGACCGCGCTGTTCCTGGCCGCGATCTCGGGGCAGCCGGTGGTCGACGCCGATCCGCGGATGACCGGTGGGACGGCGGGGAAGCTCGCGATCCAGCCGCAGTCGCCGGGGCTCGCCGACCGCATCTGGTGGGGCTCGGGCACCCGCGCGACGGCGGAGTGGACCGCGAAGCAGGGGCTCAACCTGATGAGCTCCACGCTGCTGGTCGAGGACACCGGGGTGCCCTTCGACGAGCTGCAGGCCGAGCAGATCGCCCGCTACCGCGCCGCCTGGGCCGAGGCCGGGTGGGAGCGCGAGCCGCGGGTCTCGGTGAGCCGCAGCGTGCTGCCGATCGTCACCGACCAGGACCGGCAGTACTTCGGCGGCGACCGCGACGGGCAGGACCAGGTCGGCATCCTCGAGGGCGTGCGCGCCCGGTTCGGCAAGAGCTACACCGGTGTGCCCGACGTCCTCGCCGAGGAGCTGGCGAAGGACGCCGCCGTCCGCGAGGCCGACAGCCTGCTGCTGACGGTTCCCAACATGCTGGGCGTCGACTACAACGCGCAGCTGCTGGAGACCGTCGTGCGGCACGTGGCTCCGGCGATCGGCTGGATCCCGCCGGACCGGCGCCCATCCTGA
- a CDS encoding VOC family protein — protein sequence MGIPIGYFEIHTSDSGAAGKFYSELFSWQLKDDMYDYLTVDTGSDTGISGGIRKLDEQSSTPGTLMYAIVDDVSAVLKKAQSLGGSTAVEPYDIPGVGTMAVLADPEGSRIGLWKQSF from the coding sequence ATGGGCATTCCGATCGGCTACTTCGAGATCCACACCAGCGACTCCGGGGCCGCCGGCAAGTTCTATTCGGAGCTGTTCTCCTGGCAGCTCAAGGACGACATGTACGACTACCTCACCGTGGACACCGGCTCGGACACCGGAATCAGCGGCGGCATCCGGAAGCTCGACGAGCAGTCCTCGACCCCCGGGACCCTCATGTACGCGATCGTGGACGACGTCTCCGCCGTGCTGAAGAAGGCGCAGTCCCTCGGTGGATCCACCGCGGTCGAGCCGTACGACATCCCTGGTGTCGGCACGATGGCGGTGCTCGCAGACCCCGAGGGCAGCAGGATCGGCCTGTGGAAGCAGTCCTTCTAG